One Bradyrhizobium zhanjiangense DNA segment encodes these proteins:
- a CDS encoding NADP-dependent oxidoreductase, with amino-acid sequence MKAIVVTDQAAGTAGMKLVERPEPQAAINDVVVQVHASGFTSGELTWPSTWTDRLDRDRSPTIPGQELAGIVTALGYGTTGLSVGQRVFGLSDSYRGGTLAEYVAVEARNLAPLPGDVEFSVGAAVAMPGLTAWQGLFVHGRLQAGQSVLVHGAAGAVGSMVTQLAREAGAYVIGTGRAADRQKAIDFGAQEFVDLENDDLEGAGGVHLVFDVIGDEIGKRSAGLVRTGGTLVTIAGPTEARPADGLAIDFVLVSDRAQLGEIVQRVRDGRLRTNIGNIAPLDEAVAAFNPTRRISGKTIIRVRP; translated from the coding sequence ATGAAAGCGATCGTTGTAACGGACCAGGCTGCGGGAACGGCGGGGATGAAGCTGGTGGAGCGACCCGAGCCGCAGGCAGCGATAAATGACGTCGTCGTTCAGGTTCATGCGTCTGGATTCACCTCGGGCGAGCTGACGTGGCCTTCGACCTGGACCGATCGTCTCGACCGTGACCGGTCGCCAACGATTCCCGGCCAGGAGCTGGCAGGTATTGTCACCGCTCTCGGCTATGGCACGACCGGACTGTCGGTAGGACAACGGGTGTTCGGTCTCTCGGACTCGTATCGCGGCGGCACTCTGGCCGAGTATGTGGCAGTGGAGGCACGCAATCTCGCACCGCTGCCAGGAGACGTCGAGTTCTCGGTGGGGGCGGCCGTGGCGATGCCGGGCCTGACTGCTTGGCAGGGACTGTTCGTGCACGGTCGCCTTCAGGCGGGGCAGAGCGTTCTCGTGCACGGCGCGGCCGGCGCGGTCGGCTCGATGGTGACACAGCTCGCACGAGAGGCCGGTGCCTACGTCATCGGCACGGGACGTGCCGCCGACCGTCAGAAAGCGATCGACTTCGGCGCGCAGGAGTTCGTCGACCTCGAGAACGACGATCTCGAAGGCGCCGGCGGTGTCCATCTGGTTTTCGACGTCATCGGGGACGAGATCGGTAAGCGGTCCGCCGGCCTGGTTCGAACCGGAGGAACGTTGGTAACCATCGCCGGGCCGACCGAAGCGCGGCCCGCCGACGGCTTGGCGATCGACTTTGTTCTGGTGTCCGATCGCGCGCAACTGGGTGAGATCGTCCAGCGGGTACGGGACGGACGACTGCGTACAAACATCGGAAACATCGCGCCCCTTGATGAGGCTGTCGCCGCTTTCAATCCGACGCGACGGATCAGCGGGAAAACGATCATCCGAGTTCGTCCGTGA
- a CDS encoding MFS transporter, with protein MTMNATIETAPGPDAVSQRLTFVLAAACGMVAANIYYAQPLIAPISTALGLSHAAAGLIVTMTQIGYGVGLLFIVPLGDLVENRSLICSVIALGAAALLAAAFATHALPFLIAALFIGLGSVAVQIIIPYAAHLAPEAIRGRVVGNVSTGLMLGIMLARPVSSFVTAALSWHAVFFGSAALMIVLAAVLWMTLPTRKPVARMHYGALLLSMPQLVRTTPLLRRRALYQASLFGCFTLFWTVAPLQLAGAFGFTQRGIALFALAGVAGVFAAPIAGRLADRGHSRIATLIAMLLAAVGFLITHVGAAGSALNLACLVVAAIAIDIGVQGNVVLGFRAIFLLGHEHRSRLNGLYMATFFAAGAAGSALGAFAFAQGGWTLASAIGLALPVAGLLYAATE; from the coding sequence ATGACGATGAATGCCACGATCGAGACCGCGCCCGGACCGGATGCGGTGTCGCAGCGCCTGACCTTCGTGCTTGCCGCGGCCTGTGGCATGGTCGCCGCCAACATCTATTATGCCCAGCCGCTGATCGCGCCGATCAGCACCGCGCTCGGCCTGTCGCATGCCGCCGCCGGGCTGATCGTCACCATGACGCAGATCGGCTATGGCGTGGGGCTTCTCTTCATCGTGCCGCTCGGCGATCTCGTCGAGAACCGCTCGCTGATCTGCTCGGTGATCGCGCTTGGCGCGGCGGCCCTGCTTGCCGCGGCGTTCGCGACCCACGCGCTGCCGTTCCTGATCGCCGCGCTGTTCATCGGGCTCGGCTCGGTCGCGGTGCAGATCATCATTCCCTATGCCGCGCATCTGGCGCCCGAGGCCATCCGCGGCCGCGTCGTCGGCAACGTTTCGACCGGCCTGATGCTCGGCATCATGCTGGCGCGCCCGGTGTCGAGCTTCGTCACGGCGGCGCTGTCGTGGCACGCAGTGTTCTTCGGCTCGGCCGCGCTGATGATCGTGCTCGCAGCCGTGCTCTGGATGACGCTGCCGACGCGCAAGCCGGTCGCGCGGATGCATTATGGCGCGTTGCTGCTGTCGATGCCGCAGCTGGTGCGCACGACGCCGCTGCTGCGCCGCCGCGCGCTTTACCAGGCGAGCCTGTTCGGCTGCTTCACGCTGTTCTGGACGGTGGCGCCGCTCCAGCTCGCGGGCGCGTTCGGCTTCACCCAACGCGGCATCGCGCTGTTCGCGCTCGCCGGCGTCGCCGGCGTGTTCGCGGCGCCGATCGCAGGACGGCTCGCCGATCGCGGCCATAGCCGCATCGCGACGCTGATCGCGATGCTGCTCGCGGCCGTCGGCTTTCTGATCACGCATGTCGGCGCGGCCGGATCGGCGCTGAACCTCGCCTGCCTGGTCGTGGCCGCGATCGCCATCGACATCGGCGTGCAGGGCAACGTCGTGCTCGGCTTCCGCGCCATTTTCCTGCTCGGGCACGAGCACCGCAGCCGCCTCAACGGCCTCTACATGGCGACGTTCTTCGCCGCCGGCGCCGCCGGCTCCGCGCTCGGCGCCTTCGCCTTCGCGCAAGGCGGCTGGACGCTCGCATCGGCCATTGGCCTTGCCCTGCCGGTGGCCGGCTTGCTCTATGCGGCCACCGAGTAG
- a CDS encoding DUF4118 domain-containing protein gives MRRTGLFGVPQVRPWSWQAFLLGFVVVAMSALLQGICVALGAKLYFAAFLPGLFVLGLVAGVPAATLATLLTIPLVWWAFMPPFFEFNALTSANTDSINLFCLLAVLLIGLADLCRETMAIVSRCGLKRPGESAATNPQ, from the coding sequence ATGAGGCGTACGGGGCTGTTTGGCGTACCGCAGGTACGGCCATGGTCGTGGCAGGCGTTTCTGCTCGGATTCGTGGTCGTCGCGATGTCGGCGCTGCTTCAGGGGATTTGTGTCGCGCTCGGCGCAAAACTCTATTTCGCGGCGTTCTTGCCCGGCCTTTTCGTGCTCGGGCTTGTCGCAGGCGTGCCGGCTGCGACCCTTGCCACGCTGCTGACCATTCCGCTGGTGTGGTGGGCGTTCATGCCGCCCTTCTTCGAGTTCAATGCGCTGACCAGCGCGAACACCGATTCCATCAACCTGTTCTGCCTGCTGGCCGTGCTGCTGATCGGCCTCGCCGATCTCTGCCGCGAGACGATGGCGATCGTCAGCCGCTGCGGGCTGAAGCGCCCGGGCGAGAGCGCGGCAACGAATCCGCAATAA
- a CDS encoding MFS transporter: protein MLPLAFLSAVVSLVVSFAAAAAPIPLYNTYRTEDGFTNAGISMAVVAYAVGTISALLVLGRLSNHLGRRVTAITSLGLLLLGCLLLLNVHDIDTLLAGRLLVGLGTGLAGSSLTSYIVDAAPSRPEWLASVVTSQGPMLGVAIGAIASGALVEFGPWPRELIYLVCVCFLLLSVALVAISPETATPTPGAWRSLLPQVSVPARVRHLLPVAAAVFLATWASGGFYQAFMPALVQDELHTRSPLILGLAFAAYMTPSVLGAPIGGWFTSAVAQRVGMITFVAGMIGISTAILAGALALFITATMVAGAGQGIAISAATRGLLHGSTLAERAPIFSAIYLLCYSGAAFPSLISGQLSSLFSLPQITLGYGGLAVVATLFTLLGARNPHIDRTGKSTSDGSTASGSPVQGTVS from the coding sequence ATGCTCCCGCTGGCATTTTTATCAGCGGTAGTTTCCTTGGTGGTCTCATTCGCCGCTGCGGCCGCTCCGATCCCCCTTTACAACACCTACCGGACAGAAGACGGGTTCACTAACGCCGGTATTTCGATGGCCGTCGTTGCGTACGCCGTCGGCACCATATCCGCACTGTTGGTACTGGGACGGCTGTCCAATCATCTGGGCCGCCGGGTCACTGCGATCACTAGCCTCGGTCTTCTCCTGCTGGGGTGTCTGCTGTTGCTGAATGTGCATGACATCGACACTCTGCTGGCCGGTCGGCTCCTCGTCGGCCTCGGCACCGGGTTGGCTGGCAGCAGTCTGACCTCCTACATCGTCGATGCGGCACCCAGCAGACCGGAATGGTTGGCGTCCGTTGTCACTAGTCAAGGACCGATGCTCGGCGTCGCTATCGGCGCCATAGCATCCGGCGCGCTTGTTGAGTTCGGCCCCTGGCCGCGCGAACTCATCTATCTCGTCTGCGTTTGCTTCCTATTACTGTCTGTTGCACTCGTCGCAATCAGTCCGGAAACAGCAACTCCGACTCCGGGCGCTTGGCGATCGCTGTTACCCCAGGTCAGCGTACCGGCGCGGGTCAGGCATCTGCTCCCTGTCGCGGCGGCGGTGTTTCTGGCTACTTGGGCCAGCGGGGGCTTCTACCAAGCGTTCATGCCTGCGCTTGTACAAGATGAACTCCACACCCGCAGCCCGTTGATCCTCGGGCTAGCGTTCGCTGCCTATATGACCCCCAGCGTTCTCGGCGCTCCCATTGGTGGCTGGTTCACATCCGCGGTAGCCCAACGCGTCGGTATGATCACCTTCGTGGCCGGAATGATCGGCATCAGCACTGCAATCTTAGCCGGCGCACTGGCGTTGTTCATCACCGCGACCATGGTTGCCGGTGCCGGCCAGGGCATCGCCATCAGCGCCGCCACACGCGGCTTGCTGCACGGGAGCACTCTCGCCGAACGGGCACCAATCTTCAGCGCGATCTACCTTCTCTGCTACAGCGGCGCCGCCTTCCCGAGCCTCATCTCCGGGCAACTTTCCAGCCTGTTCTCGCTTCCGCAGATCACGCTCGGATACGGCGGACTTGCCGTCGTCGCCACCCTATTCACCCTTCTCGGTGCGCGCAATCCGCACATCGACAGGACCGGGAAGAGCACGTCCGACGGCTCGACCGCTAGCGGTTCACCAGTACAGGGAACAGTGTCATGA
- a CDS encoding TetR/AcrR family transcriptional regulator — MQKAARRSQSAARPPGRPREFDMHTALDRAVRVFRERGYHATSIGDLTAAMRLATGSVYKAFRDKHAVFLAAFERYTTLRQEQTHSAAARGANGREQIRNVLLSYVEHSQGTEGRRGCLVVGSAVELSALDPVVGARVNAQLKTNESFIAGLIRKGQADGSIPRHVAADDTARLMICITQGMRVVGKARLPLDGMRLVAVAMKLLA; from the coding sequence ATGCAAAAAGCTGCCCGCCGATCTCAGTCTGCCGCCCGTCCGCCCGGCCGTCCCCGGGAGTTCGACATGCATACCGCGCTCGACAGGGCCGTGCGCGTGTTTCGCGAGCGCGGTTATCATGCCACCTCGATCGGCGACCTCACCGCGGCGATGCGGCTGGCGACCGGGAGCGTCTACAAGGCGTTCCGCGACAAGCATGCCGTGTTCCTGGCCGCCTTCGAACGCTACACCACGCTGCGCCAGGAGCAGACGCACAGCGCTGCGGCGCGCGGCGCGAACGGCCGCGAGCAAATCCGCAACGTGCTCCTGTCCTATGTCGAGCATTCCCAGGGCACCGAGGGGCGGCGCGGCTGCCTTGTCGTCGGCAGCGCGGTCGAACTGTCCGCGCTCGATCCGGTGGTCGGCGCCCGCGTCAATGCGCAGCTCAAGACAAACGAAAGCTTCATCGCCGGCCTCATTCGCAAGGGGCAGGCCGATGGCTCAATTCCCCGCCATGTCGCCGCCGACGACACCGCGCGGCTGATGATCTGCATCACGCAGGGCATGCGCGTCGTCGGCAAGGCGCGCCTGCCGCTCGACGGGATGCGTCTGGTCGCCGTCGCGATGAAGCTGCTCGCCTGA
- a CDS encoding N-carbamoyl-D-amino-acid hydrolase: MARFVNVAAGQLGPIAKSETRTEVVARLMAMMRLAHADGCDLIVYPELALTTFFPRWYFEDQAEIDKFFEREMPGAETRRLFDLARELGIGFYLGYAELTVEAGIPRRYNTSVLVDRTGAIVLKYRKVHLPGHAEHEPWRKFQHLEKRYFEPGAGFGVTSALGGVMGMAICNDRRWSETYRVMGLQGVEMVLIGYNTPVHNPPAPEHDHLSLFHNHLVMQAGAYQNGTFVVGVAKAGIEEGVEHIGGSCIIAPSGEIVASCTTNGDEIAIARCDLDLCNSYKRTTFNFDVHRQPRAYGMIVERKGVTTMADGTPVPPKA, translated from the coding sequence GTGGCGAGATTTGTGAATGTTGCGGCCGGTCAGCTTGGCCCGATCGCGAAAAGCGAGACGAGGACCGAGGTGGTGGCGCGGTTGATGGCCATGATGCGCCTGGCGCACGCAGACGGCTGCGACCTGATCGTGTATCCCGAGCTCGCGCTAACCACGTTCTTTCCGCGCTGGTATTTCGAGGATCAGGCCGAAATCGACAAATTCTTCGAGCGCGAAATGCCGGGGGCGGAGACGCGACGCCTGTTCGACCTCGCGCGCGAACTCGGCATCGGGTTCTATCTCGGCTATGCCGAGCTGACGGTCGAGGCCGGGATTCCCAGGCGCTACAACACCTCCGTCCTGGTCGACAGAACTGGCGCGATCGTCCTGAAATATCGCAAGGTGCACTTGCCCGGCCATGCCGAGCACGAGCCGTGGCGCAAATTCCAGCATCTGGAGAAGCGCTATTTCGAGCCCGGCGCAGGTTTCGGTGTGACCAGCGCCTTGGGCGGCGTGATGGGCATGGCGATCTGCAACGACCGCCGCTGGAGCGAGACCTACCGGGTGATGGGCCTGCAGGGCGTCGAGATGGTGCTGATCGGCTACAACACGCCAGTGCACAATCCGCCCGCACCCGAGCACGACCATCTCTCGCTGTTTCACAACCATCTGGTGATGCAGGCCGGCGCTTATCAGAACGGCACTTTCGTGGTCGGCGTCGCCAAGGCCGGCATCGAGGAGGGCGTGGAGCACATCGGCGGCAGCTGCATCATCGCGCCCTCGGGCGAGATCGTTGCGAGTTGCACGACGAACGGCGACGAGATCGCGATCGCCCGCTGCGATCTCGATCTCTGCAATTCCTACAAGCGCACCACCTTCAATTTCGACGTCCACCGCCAGCCACGGGCCTATGGGATGATCGTGGAGCGGAAGGGCGTGACGACGATGGCGGACGGGACGCCGGTGCCGCCGAAGGCGTGA
- a CDS encoding carboxymuconolactone decarboxylase family protein: MARAVAVKPDHVPADSKPTLDMFTKNIGFTPNMLATFAQSPIAFNAWAALLGSLSKALDVKTRDSIGLAVSEVNGCNYCLTVHSFTAEHMAKLPAEDIVLARKGHATDPKRDAAVQFARKIIESRGHVTDADLQAVRDAGYTDANIMEIVALVAMYSLTNFFNNMFNPDKDFPAVAPAGSI, from the coding sequence ATGGCCAGAGCTGTCGCTGTGAAGCCGGACCACGTTCCGGCCGATTCGAAACCGACCCTCGATATGTTCACCAAGAACATCGGGTTCACGCCAAACATGCTTGCGACCTTCGCGCAAAGCCCGATCGCGTTCAACGCATGGGCCGCTCTGCTCGGCTCCTTGAGCAAGGCACTCGACGTCAAGACCCGCGACAGCATCGGCCTTGCCGTCTCCGAAGTGAACGGCTGCAACTACTGCCTGACGGTGCATAGCTTCACGGCGGAGCATATGGCCAAGCTGCCGGCGGAGGACATTGTTCTCGCCCGAAAGGGTCACGCAACCGACCCGAAGCGGGATGCCGCCGTCCAGTTTGCACGCAAGATCATCGAGAGCCGAGGCCATGTCACAGACGCCGATCTGCAAGCCGTCCGCGATGCTGGCTACACGGATGCGAATATCATGGAGATCGTCGCGCTCGTGGCCATGTACTCGCTGACGAACTTCTTCAACAACATGTTCAATCCCGACAAGGACTTCCCCGCAGTCGCACCGGCCGGCTCGATCTGA
- a CDS encoding class 1 fructose-bisphosphatase codes for MTGQLRLDDHLQRYSETAPHALAVAAAVDAIAAAAVEIADLIASGDLADASGLTTGRNSDGDVQRDLDVQADAILRRCLVRLPIAALASEEMREAQIVDRQGRICVAIDPLDGSSNIDINMTVGTIFSILPAPDDLSLAFHQRGSAQLAAGFVTYGPQTSLVLTLGDGVDIFTLDRKAGCFRLARSGVQISEACEEFAINASNRRHWDAPVRAFIDECLAGVDGPANHDFNMRWIGSLVAEAYRILTRGGVFLYPSDARPGYGDGRLRLTYEAHPMAMIIEQAGGSATTGRERILELSAQSLHQRVPLIMGSSNEVRRVKELHCDPLLVASVSAPLFARRGFFRL; via the coding sequence ATGACCGGGCAACTCAGGCTGGACGACCACCTTCAACGGTACTCAGAGACCGCACCGCATGCGCTCGCCGTGGCGGCCGCAGTCGATGCCATCGCGGCAGCAGCGGTCGAGATCGCCGATCTCATCGCCTCCGGCGATCTCGCCGACGCCTCGGGCCTGACGACGGGCCGCAACAGCGACGGCGATGTCCAGCGCGATCTCGACGTCCAGGCTGATGCGATCCTGCGCCGCTGCCTCGTCAGGCTGCCGATCGCGGCGCTGGCGTCGGAAGAGATGCGCGAGGCCCAGATCGTCGACCGTCAGGGGCGCATCTGCGTCGCGATCGATCCGCTCGACGGCTCCTCCAACATCGACATCAACATGACCGTCGGCACGATCTTCTCGATCCTGCCGGCACCTGATGATCTCTCGCTCGCCTTCCATCAGCGCGGCTCGGCGCAGCTCGCGGCGGGCTTCGTCACCTACGGCCCGCAGACCTCGCTGGTGCTGACGCTCGGCGACGGCGTCGACATCTTCACGCTTGACCGTAAGGCGGGCTGCTTCCGCCTCGCGCGCAGCGGCGTGCAGATCTCCGAGGCCTGCGAGGAGTTCGCGATCAACGCGTCCAATCGCCGGCACTGGGATGCGCCGGTGCGCGCCTTCATCGACGAATGCCTCGCCGGTGTCGACGGGCCCGCCAACCACGATTTCAACATGCGCTGGATCGGCTCGCTGGTCGCGGAGGCCTATCGCATTCTCACCCGCGGCGGTGTGTTCCTCTATCCTTCGGACGCGCGACCCGGCTATGGCGACGGCCGCCTGCGCCTCACCTACGAGGCGCACCCGATGGCGATGATCATCGAGCAGGCCGGCGGCTCGGCCACGACCGGGCGCGAGCGCATCCTCGAGCTGTCTGCGCAAAGCCTGCATCAGCGCGTGCCGCTGATCATGGGCTCGAGCAATGAGGTGCGGAGGGTCAAGGAATTGCATTGCGATCCCCTGTTGGTTGCCAGCGTCTCCGCACCGCTGTTCGCGCGGCGCGGATTCTTCCGGCTCTGA
- a CDS encoding nitroreductase family protein gives MNQAATTVAAADPEPCRSLGQPLPTNAVIETILSRSAAKYYDSTAVLSDDQIRDLVRIGTSAPTSFHLQNWRFIAVRSPEAKARLLPIAWNQPAITEAAVTFIMVGQLADASTVPDRLAPVVEAGIMPAQMVPEWEGPARGLYDNHPQRQRDEAVRSATFGAAAIIYAARSLGLSSTPMIGFDAEAVHKEFGLAEHEIPVMLLTVGPERPGNWPQKPRLPVADVLHFA, from the coding sequence ATGAACCAAGCCGCTACAACTGTTGCCGCTGCCGATCCGGAGCCCTGCCGTTCACTTGGGCAGCCGCTGCCGACAAACGCCGTGATCGAAACTATTCTGAGCCGCAGTGCTGCGAAGTATTACGACTCGACGGCCGTCCTCAGCGACGATCAGATCCGCGACCTCGTGCGGATCGGCACGTCAGCGCCGACATCCTTCCATCTGCAGAACTGGCGCTTCATCGCCGTGCGCTCACCCGAAGCAAAGGCTCGGCTGCTTCCGATTGCCTGGAATCAGCCCGCAATTACCGAAGCAGCCGTCACCTTCATCATGGTCGGCCAGTTGGCCGATGCCAGCACCGTCCCTGACCGTCTGGCGCCAGTCGTGGAAGCGGGAATCATGCCGGCACAAATGGTCCCGGAATGGGAGGGGCCCGCCCGCGGTCTTTACGACAATCATCCGCAGCGCCAGCGCGACGAGGCTGTACGCTCCGCTACCTTCGGCGCCGCAGCCATCATCTATGCAGCCCGCTCGCTAGGCCTGAGTTCGACACCGATGATCGGCTTCGATGCAGAAGCCGTGCACAAAGAGTTCGGCCTGGCCGAACACGAAATCCCGGTCATGCTGTTGACCGTCGGGCCGGAGCGGCCCGGCAACTGGCCGCAGAAGCCGCGTCTGCCCGTGGCCGACGTGCTGCACTTCGCATAA
- a CDS encoding DUF3788 domain-containing protein: MISTLPQIGDRITDKSASPDESSVRDWIGADGFEYWAKLRSWIDESYPEVFAPDWLYGGKNRGWSLRYKKTKAFCHLVPEFRRVSAVVVMGRAEQEKFEERRYVWHPQLIKLYDDAKTYIDGKWLTIAVASADDLHDVTNLLTMKRPQKSRG; encoded by the coding sequence ATGATTAGTACGCTTCCGCAAATCGGCGACAGGATCACCGACAAATCAGCATCGCCCGATGAAAGCAGCGTTCGCGACTGGATCGGAGCAGATGGCTTCGAATACTGGGCCAAGCTGCGGTCCTGGATCGATGAATCCTACCCCGAAGTTTTCGCGCCGGATTGGCTCTACGGTGGAAAGAACCGCGGTTGGTCCCTGCGTTACAAGAAGACCAAGGCGTTCTGCCACCTGGTGCCGGAATTCCGACGAGTTTCAGCTGTGGTGGTCATGGGTAGAGCAGAGCAAGAAAAGTTTGAGGAGCGGCGCTATGTTTGGCACCCGCAATTGATCAAACTCTACGATGACGCGAAAACATACATCGACGGAAAATGGCTAACGATTGCCGTCGCATCGGCAGATGATCTGCATGATGTGACGAACCTTCTGACTATGAAGCGCCCGCAAAAGTCGCGCGGTTGA
- a CDS encoding LysR family transcriptional regulator, with amino-acid sequence MSLREFSYNGPGHAAAQLRHLTIRQLRSLAALSAKGSVTAASSHLGLTQPAVTQQLRQLQDLAGLPLVQRTGDGMLLTEAGKEVLALAERVEAAIMDCQGSLDLLAGRTGGTVQLGAVSTAKYFVPHAIAAFSKRYPKIEIKLTIGNREEIREAMHGYDLDFAVMGRPPADVTVDVRQLGRNPHIIVARKGHWLEKDSGLNLTDLVHETFLTREPGSGTRTLMEGMFQKSDLEPIIGMEMSSNETIKQAVIAGLGIAFISAHTVAHELAEGRLIVLDVAGLPIVRQWYVIRRSDKVLLPPAQAMFDFLGSEGSNYLPDVPELGGR; translated from the coding sequence ATGAGCCTCAGAGAATTTTCTTATAACGGCCCCGGCCATGCGGCGGCCCAGCTCCGGCATCTGACGATCCGGCAGCTGCGCTCACTCGCGGCGCTTTCGGCCAAGGGCAGCGTGACGGCGGCGTCCAGCCATCTCGGGCTGACCCAACCGGCCGTGACCCAGCAGCTTCGGCAGCTTCAGGACCTCGCCGGCCTGCCGCTGGTGCAGCGGACCGGTGACGGCATGCTGCTGACGGAGGCTGGCAAGGAGGTGCTGGCGCTGGCCGAACGGGTCGAGGCCGCGATCATGGACTGCCAGGGCTCGCTCGACCTGCTGGCGGGACGGACCGGCGGCACTGTGCAGCTCGGCGCGGTCTCGACCGCAAAATATTTCGTGCCGCACGCGATCGCGGCATTCTCGAAGCGCTATCCCAAGATCGAGATCAAGCTCACCATCGGCAACCGCGAGGAGATCCGCGAGGCCATGCACGGCTACGACCTCGATTTCGCCGTGATGGGTCGGCCACCGGCCGACGTCACGGTCGACGTCCGTCAGCTCGGGCGCAATCCGCACATCATCGTCGCGCGCAAGGGACATTGGCTGGAGAAGGATTCCGGCCTCAACCTGACCGATCTCGTGCACGAGACCTTCCTCACCCGCGAGCCGGGCTCGGGCACACGAACGCTGATGGAAGGCATGTTCCAGAAGTCGGATCTCGAGCCGATCATCGGCATGGAGATGAGCAGCAACGAGACCATCAAGCAGGCGGTGATCGCCGGGCTCGGCATCGCCTTCATCTCGGCGCACACCGTGGCGCATGAGCTCGCCGAGGGCCGGCTCATAGTGCTCGACGTCGCCGGCCTCCCGATCGTCCGGCAATGGTACGTGATCCGCCGCAGCGACAAGGTGCTGCTGCCGCCGGCGCAGGCGATGTTCGATTTTCTGGGTTCGGAAGGCTCGAACTATCTGCCCGACGTGCCCGAACTCGGCGGGCGATAG
- a CDS encoding AraC family transcriptional regulator, with amino-acid sequence MSQIDWLSHLLQIITVTGQLEVRCAYGAPWRIIWPRAAANEIPYHVIVKGRAIFEDPESRTVQELGSGDIVLLPHGSAHVLHDGSGQAPINTHESRGSAGWMLSENNGPGEQLDLLCGRFFVVPPHDRLVRNYLPANLVVRALKNHGEEDIASASSQLSGLVSLMRMESAEDRAGGRAILNALSSILFTLVLRAASESGKSTEGLLALAGHPRLAPAIAAMFADPARPWKLPDLADLCGMSRATFMRQFQDKLGRSALDLLTDLRMSMAANELKKLRISTEAVAETVGYQSVSAFRRVFAERMGMTPGEWRRLAHNGDESEPSPE; translated from the coding sequence ATGTCTCAAATCGACTGGTTGAGTCATCTCCTGCAAATCATCACCGTTACCGGCCAGCTTGAGGTCCGCTGCGCCTACGGCGCACCATGGCGTATTATCTGGCCGAGGGCGGCGGCGAACGAGATCCCCTACCATGTCATAGTCAAGGGCCGTGCCATTTTCGAGGACCCTGAATCGAGAACGGTGCAGGAGCTTGGGAGCGGGGATATCGTGCTGCTCCCTCACGGTTCGGCGCATGTGCTGCACGACGGTAGCGGCCAAGCGCCGATCAACACGCACGAAAGCAGGGGCTCCGCAGGATGGATGTTGAGCGAGAACAATGGACCGGGTGAGCAACTAGATCTGCTGTGCGGACGATTTTTCGTCGTGCCACCCCATGATCGATTAGTCCGCAACTACCTGCCAGCAAATCTGGTCGTGCGGGCTCTGAAAAACCACGGGGAAGAGGACATCGCGTCGGCATCGAGTCAACTTTCCGGACTCGTCAGCTTAATGCGAATGGAGTCCGCTGAGGATAGAGCGGGAGGACGCGCCATTCTGAACGCGCTTTCTTCGATCTTGTTCACTCTCGTTCTCCGCGCCGCGAGCGAATCTGGAAAATCCACCGAAGGCTTGTTGGCCCTTGCTGGCCATCCGAGATTGGCGCCGGCCATTGCGGCGATGTTCGCTGATCCGGCGCGACCTTGGAAGCTTCCCGATCTGGCCGATCTATGCGGCATGTCACGCGCGACATTCATGCGCCAGTTTCAGGACAAGTTAGGTCGCTCCGCCCTCGACCTGTTGACCGATCTGCGCATGAGCATGGCCGCCAACGAGCTCAAGAAGCTTAGGATCAGTACGGAGGCTGTGGCTGAGACGGTCGGGTATCAATCGGTTTCGGCCTTCCGGCGTGTATTTGCGGAGAGGATGGGGATGACACCAGGCGAATGGCGCCGACTGGCGCACAATGGCGATGAGTCCGAACCTTCGCCAGAATGA
- a CDS encoding DUF4440 domain-containing protein, with translation MYDPKPVFITSDGRTTTTEIAARLECDLKYGLPLKASARHVYVDGDFALIGLDRSIDGNGLSRKPVEGSASGVVRRADRRWQYLIDNIQRTDVAALSDGATRQLGTNITAT, from the coding sequence ATGTATGACCCAAAGCCCGTCTTCATTACGAGTGACGGACGAACTACTACCACCGAAATCGCCGCTCGACTCGAGTGCGATCTCAAGTACGGTTTGCCGCTCAAGGCCAGCGCGCGTCATGTGTACGTTGACGGCGATTTCGCGCTGATCGGGCTGGATCGGTCAATTGATGGCAACGGTCTAAGTCGCAAACCCGTTGAAGGCTCAGCGAGCGGCGTCGTACGCCGCGCGGATCGACGATGGCAGTACCTGATCGACAATATCCAAAGGACGGATGTGGCAGCTCTCAGCGATGGGGCCACTCGTCAGCTTGGCACCAATATCACCGCCACCTAG